The proteins below are encoded in one region of Methylobacillus flagellatus KT:
- the miaA gene encoding tRNA (adenosine(37)-N6)-dimethylallyltransferase MiaA, translating into MLISQPPAIFLMGPTASGKTGLAVELVQAMPLEIISVDSALVYQDMDIGTAKPGQEVLQRAPHHLIDVIDPMQVYSAAQFREDALRLMADITARGKAPLLVGGTMLYFRTLEQGLGGLPEADAQVRAELDREAAKIGWPGMHAKLAAIDPETAARLQPADSQRIQRALEVYRLTGKSMTALHRQQAAEILPYRLLKIALQPSDRSVLHARIAERFVAMMKGGLLEEVQGLLKKYPGLHPDMTSMRCVGYRQTLEYLAGNIDDEAWKAQGIAATRQLAKRQLTWLRGMDDTLVLDCLEQDVYGQAQRAISGFLSAV; encoded by the coding sequence ATGCTCATTTCCCAACCTCCCGCCATTTTCCTCATGGGGCCGACTGCTAGTGGCAAGACCGGGCTTGCAGTGGAGCTGGTACAGGCCATGCCGCTGGAAATCATCAGTGTGGATTCGGCCCTGGTCTACCAGGACATGGACATCGGCACGGCCAAGCCCGGACAGGAGGTATTGCAGCGCGCGCCGCATCATTTGATCGATGTGATCGACCCAATGCAGGTCTATTCTGCCGCGCAATTCCGCGAGGATGCCTTGCGCTTGATGGCTGACATCACTGCCAGGGGTAAAGCGCCGTTGTTGGTCGGCGGCACCATGCTTTATTTCCGCACATTGGAGCAAGGCCTGGGCGGCTTGCCAGAGGCAGATGCCCAAGTACGCGCCGAACTGGACAGGGAGGCTGCGAAAATAGGCTGGCCGGGCATGCATGCGAAGCTTGCCGCCATCGACCCGGAAACCGCCGCCCGCTTGCAGCCTGCGGATTCGCAACGCATACAGCGCGCGCTGGAAGTGTACCGCCTGACCGGGAAGAGCATGACGGCCCTGCACCGGCAGCAGGCTGCCGAAATCTTGCCTTACCGCCTGCTCAAGATCGCGCTGCAACCCTCAGACCGTTCCGTGTTGCATGCGCGGATCGCTGAGCGCTTCGTCGCCATGATGAAGGGCGGACTGCTGGAAGAGGTGCAGGGGCTGCTGAAAAAATACCCCGGCCTACACCCGGACATGACCTCCATGCGCTGCGTGGGCTACAGGCAAACACTGGAATACCTAGCGGGCAATATTGATGATGAGGCATGGAAGGCGCAAGGCATCGCCGCCACGCGCCAACTTGCCAAACGTCAGCTCACCTGGCTGCGGGGCATGGACGATACACTGGTGCTGGATTGCCTGGAGCAGGATGTATACGGCCAGGCGCAACGCGCGATCAGCGGCTTTCTGTCAGCCGTCTAG